The Episyrphus balteatus chromosome 3, idEpiBalt1.1, whole genome shotgun sequence genome segment TGATTAGGTAAGGTTCATGAACCCAGAGTTGATCTTGCAGGCGGTGCCGTACCTGTCTGTAAGCAAAACAGGCAATTATTGGAGTGGCATTTAGACTAAGGcttccaaacaaaaattgttttttttttttttttttttttttaatatgtacctAGCTGCTCATCAGGTGTTTTTATAAGTTTAAGTTAATTCTTCTGGTCATCCATTTGTCATTAAAGTTTCTCAATTATTAGCGGAAACTTTGTAAAATATGTGAGTTTGAAGGAGATAAATCGAATGTGccttatttatatatttaactagctgacccggcatACTTCGTTACGCGTCTTTTGCTATTTACTTCCAATTTTGGAGTGTGtcaatcttttccaaaaaaaatcgaGTCACAACATCAAAATACaggtctttataaataaaagaatgtgttttttgagttctattgatcgtaTTATCGAGATTGATGTTTGTAGGCTTAAATTGTCTgtatttagaatatgaaatattacAAATTTAGACTATTCATATAAGttgaaaaactaacttttttgaaccccttgaaaacaatataaGGCCAGGActtgaaaaaatcgttaaaaaaaaaaaatttgtagtggACCACGCTAATGATTTATAGTatgaaaatagatgttggccgattcttagacttacccgatgaacccacaaaatttcataaaaatcgttaaaaaatacatggttggaccaccctaactacatatttagtggtataaaaataaatgttggcCGATTTTTAGACTTACCCGATATATATGTAGGttcgtacaaaatttcataaaaatcattccaaaaaaaatagaaatttttttggttggaccaccctaaccattttatcatatgaaaattcatgttggtcgaatggccgaaaaatatacagaaaatatttcgaaaagatcgttccaagaagatataaaaaaatttggctggaccaccctaacaatttagaggtatgaaaaatagatgttggccgattctcagacctaaccgatatgtgtacaaaatttcattaaaaatcagTTATTTCAGCctttgtaataatttatttattttacttctaTCTTAAGTTAAGTTATAAATATGTTATATTAATAAATTCAATAATATATGGTTATTAACTACTCGATGGAGGAATCCATCcaccaaaaactttttcaagttCTACAGCaactttgaaacaatttttgtcTGCAAGCGGAGCTGCCACAATTTGGAATCCAACTGGTAAACCATTTTTATCCAAACCCATTGGAACATGCAAACTTGGTAAacctaaaacattaaaaattccaGTTAGGACAGTTCCTGGGGAATGAATTATAGAAGTGTTGTGTAAAAATGCTGGTCGATGGAAAGTTGGGAAGAAAAGAACACCATCATTGCCTAATGTTTcctgataaaaaaaacatttaatattagataaaatttactaaattagtatagtacaaaaaaaaaattggtttaccTTTAATTTGGTTTCAAGTGCATCCATTATATTGATGTAGTAATCTGAGCGAAATATAGGAAGAGCAAATCTAAAGTCGTAAAGAGATTGGAAATATAAAGCCGAAAGTGTGTGCATTGGTTTGCCTTTGAAATGCTTGCCAATTTCAGCCATAGTTGTAGTTTTTTCCTGAAGGTACAAAAAAGGTtttacttaatttatttgtttgtaaatttgtttaaaactctTACCTCAGGATTTGCCAAATTTGTATGTATGCTTGGTGGTACAAATAACATTAATTTGCCAGCaacaatttccaataaattatgcatttcttttatttcaagctgaaaatttgaatatgattttagtaaaaaaaaaaataatttatatttatgaatTAGATGCATTACCTTTTGAACTTCGTTACCccttgatgaaaagtgattacATGCATTCTCAATTGATTTCTTTATTGAGCTGGTTACTGGTAAAACTGTGGTTCGCATTGAAAGATCAACATAGAAAATCTGTAAATAAAGTACAAATACCGTTTTATAATTTagatttagaaataaaataaaacaaaataaaataaaatctggaataaatgttttcaaatatCTTTCGATCCATTCGACACTCAGTCCGATACTTCCCAATTTAGTAATATTTGGTTATTCTTAGTTATATTGTGCAGTTCTTTGTATAAACGTGTAGAAACTTCAATCTTGAtgatgcgatcaatagaactcaagatataagccgtttaagCGACTTTGTTTtggaggtgtttttttttttttcaaacctctcaatgttacatgaaatcttacgttttttgagtaattaaagtgtaaatttgaataaataggccaaaattgtaaacaatgataaaaatttttttcgaattcaagcttttttcattttttgaattttactagaacatgttctatagtatactaatgtaaatttttttttacaacatcagaaaatagacattttaaagaacgaaatgctcaccgactttttgaaaaaagctgatattttgacacgtgaattttcgattgaaaattagggtgtttttttggtattaagtcaaaaaaaggtgaacaaattaatattttaaatcaaataaattacagtgtattcgggacataataaggtaagttttcaccatatttcgtagaaaaattttagttttttaaaaagataaaaataaaaaaccaaaaactcggtttttttaatttttcacatacattttgaggttatgtgaaaaaattgttgatacaaaagttgtagatttttttattacctacaacattgccatacaacttttttctataggatttgtagttttgccggaaatcgagatataccattttttactattaaaaactcaacccacccacttcccgaactcggctcgcccgtaatttatttttcctttaattttcatcatattcaccaccttttccaatgggtttcattctactatgattttttttggtttcacaaattatcgaccctggtcaaACTTGCGGCAAGTTATATGTAgaatttacaaagaaatatatttactattacgaAACGTTTGGCCTTTAAGCATTCATTCCGATGTTGAATCCTTATTGGACTGAACCTTTTTCTGGCAGTTTTATAATAAAGTGGTGGAAACGCTGGTGTTACTCTAATATGCAtcaaatgaatataaaaattaaattcagatCTGGCTACTTGCGACTAATACCTGTTCGCTGATGCCTAAAATTATTTGCCTCAAATGGAGATGTTATTTCCAGTTTGAACCCAAATATaaattgttttccaaaaatgttataaaagtCCAGTAAAAGCACAATATTGCCTTTCAGCTAAATTCACAACAATTTTTCTACATGTTCTAAAGATACTGACAATAACGATAACACTAAAACCACTTCGTAAATTGGATGAGTGGTGGGATTTTAGAAACTTATCTACTTTTACTAACAATACCtaactattaaaaataattaatttcgaCGAAGTTGTTGGTATTTGAAAAGCAATGTTTTTGAAACCATTAGACCTACAAAAAACCCTTTATATTCCAATTATTGAAAATGCTATAGCTTTGACTGGGAATTCATTTTAAGATTTTGGTTTTGACAGGCAAAGGTGTGTAGTGCCATGATCTGTAGCACATTTTTAGCCCCTGTGTAGTATACAATAACTCATATTGCACAAAAACGTGTGACATGGCAGCCCAGCTTAAGGCTGTTATATGTAtatcatttttgtcaaaaagatagttttaaaaaaaatcgggagTTCATCTGTCACAgtatgacagtttttttttcatggaacatACCTACCTATAGGTACGTGATAAAAACAAACCTTTTTTCTTAAGATTTGTAACTTATATTGATGTTATAGGTAGGTAATGTTTGTATTAActacatttattattattttgataacTCGTATTAATAGATTTTAACTTTCTTACCTTCATTTTATCAATATCTGTACTATCAATTAACTTCGATGAGTTTTCCCCAACAATGATATCCAAAAGAAGTGGTAAATCCTCTACGAAACGTGTCATCGGTCCCATTTGTAACACTTTCTCCATACCAACCTGATTGGTATTTGGAAAATGTCCCTTTGGTGAAACCAAACCACCACTTGGTTTATGACCATAAACTCCATTAAACATTGCTGGTATTCTTATTGATCCACAAAAATCAGATCCAATTCCGAAAACAGTAGCTCCAGCTCCATTAAGTGATCCCTCACCACCTGAAGATCCACCCGGTGTATATTGTGTGTTATATGGATTACTACATCTGCCATTAGTAAATGTAAGAGTTTCCCAACTAACACAAAGTTCTGGATTTGCTGACACAAGCAATGGTATAGCACCAGCTTCTCTTAAAAGTTGAATTGCTGCACCATCTTCTGTAGATTTCATACCACGACGATAATGACTTCCAACGACATGTGATAAACCTGAAAAAGTTCAAGGCTCTGATTTATTGTATGGTCTTGAAATCAATCAAGTTTTAACTTACCTTCAACACCACATGACTCTTTGACAGAGAAAGGTACTCCAAAGAGAGGATATTTCTCAAAAAGCTCATCTCTATTAGCTGTCAAAACTATAACTTGATCAGCTTTTTTAGCCTCTTCGACAGCCTCCGAAAAACGATCATCAACCACGGCATTCAAAATAGGATTTACAGCCTTAATACGTTTAATGTATTCTCTTACAATTTCTTCAGAGGAAATCTATACGAACAATAAATAACCTTGTGAGtaagaaaattttgataaaaaactattaatttattACGCACTTCACACGCTTTAAGCTTTTGAACTAATTTCAAAGCTGAAAGGCCTAATATTTCACTATTAAATTCAGGAATCTGTTCTTTTTTAATGCCACTACAaagttttataataaattgtaatcTGGAACCAATCCAGTACAAAAGAAAGGCCATAAGTCGTAGAAAATactgcatttttattaataattttattctaaCGAACCGAAGACTAGTATTCACAATGAAAGTCAAGTCTTTAATGATTATGATTTGCAAATAATTAAGGCTTTTTGCTAGCtcttatgaaaatttttcctaatcTCAAAGGTCAGTTTTTAGCTAATTTATCGTCCAGACTGTTTATTTTGACACTTGAAAAagctaaatttataaaaacacaCTAAGTGCAAAAGCAATACTGTTATAGCTTGTGGCTGGGGCTCTAGTCCGCAGGTGATAACCCTAGTCCGAGGTAGgtgataaggttttttttttgcagataaGATTTGCAATTATTGTGACACCGGTCTGGTATAGAAGCTTGGAGACATCAGTATAATGATTTCAAAGGTTCACAAAGATAAAGATATAATATCGAGCAATGACTAAGAGAAGACTCAAAGTCAATAACTTTTTTACTTCCACGATTGTTGATGATGATCGAGAAGtgagaatataaacaaaatcaaatagCTTTGTTTTAACAGTTATGTGACAGGTaatgatagtttttatttctaaaaataaattaatcactTAAAAGATTTGATCACGCacctagttaaaaaaaaaaacttgttttaattCAAAGCTCAAAGTACATAGGTACTGACATAAAGAGTTTTATTAACGCACAAAGATGATTGCAAATTTGAAACACAGGAAGGAATTGATAGTCATCAGTGATCACTTAAGTTATGAAAAATCTCAACTTGATTATCGACTTTGaacttagaataatttttgtgaataaactttttatttttattaagctTTAGGTACAAGTTACAGAAAATTTGCATTGTACTTATTTGCAGGTGCTTTAAAAGGATATAGGCTCTCTAGTAAAATTGGGAAGACGCAATTAGGTaccctagtttacaaaaaaataaaaactttttggacaccaagtggCGTTACACTTTTCGTATATTtttgagcccagaaaactcaaaaatcttatctaaaaaaatatttatggataggttttcgagatatgatttttcaaagttttttgtcgttgttttttccagCCTAATTAGTATTTgagctatatcttgagtaataaacgactaatctgaacagaaaagctGGTGCCTTTAAGCTGAGTAAATAAGCAAAAAACACTAGaacaacttttcaaaaatttcgtttttttctcttttttgtaaagttttttttttaagtttttttacaatattttaattttaaatttttttaaaaggatacacatggatagaaaatttaattatctaccaAAACttaattggtaaaaatgttcaaattcggcttgcttttcaagttatagacaaaaagtaacagaaaaagtagaaaatattgatcgttacaaaaattgtcatatctttataatttatccatagattttgaagaagcTTCCAGGCGCCGCCGCCggcttttctgttcagattagtcgtttattactcaagatatagcccgaatactaagaaAAGCTTTTATTGTTTAAATGGGACTTAGATTTTTACTGactgatctttaaaaaaatctcaaggaACCAGAgcttataatgaaaaaaagtatggTATAAAAGAGTCAACCTTGACTGATGTCACCAATAGTGATTGTTTTCTGTTAAGTCTTATGTGCTAGAagcttttattttgaaatggaTTTAGGCTTTATAATCAAAAGATAGTTCTATAGCAAATTGACtataaaatagcaaaaaatagtaaaattcagggttgtaaaaaatctttttttaatggttttgttttgcatcacaaattaaaaaaaaaattttattgcaaataaaaaaattttcaattaaaaaaaaatatttattccaactgaaaaatatttgcattgataataaaatttttattgcgaacaaaaatatgtattttgcattaaaaaaaaaaaaaatgttattgcaactgaaaaatattcgcattgcaaataaaatttgtattgctaacaaaaatattttggattaaaaataaaatgtatgcattgaaaaaaataaaattcaatgcaaaatgtgtgcattaaatatttttttttaattattcgtcgaatttcttacaattttgactatttgacctTACATTAACTTATTCAActaatagtcaaaattgtaagaaattcgacgaataattaaaaaaaatatttaatgcacacattttgcattgatttttttttttaattttttcttaatgcaaaatatttttatttgcaataaaaaattttttttattatgcaaATGTTTTTCAGTCAGATGCATgctttttcaacttttatttatttttgtttttttactttttaaattttgtctctttttattatttattttttacgttTTGTAACGCTCTTATCTTAAAAATATAtctgcaccgaaaaaaaaaaaccaatatcaatttaacattttttaaatatcaaattaacattttttaaatatcagccaaaaatgctctataaaatgtgttttatgatacttaaaatgttaaaacaacatttttattatcaggatgatatttaaatgtcacattttggaaattttttttgatattttattatcattttttcatatcaatttctcattccaaattattgaaaaatattaaatacaaaattcttaatgtgtactaatttaaaggcgctttgtgttttttcgaagtaaaatgtatgatttactgagaaaatttgatcggcactaagattttacttctcatagtttgggagaaaataacaaaacaattatatcacctataatagaaaaaataatatcaccattattttgtaaagaatattccctttgagtaatgttttgaaaaaagaaagaaaattcttaaaataataaaaataataaaaatgaaaaggaaagaaataggtttcattataataaactaaaacgtaaaatctagtcaacattgatattttaattgtcaaagtgaaattttcactatccacttaaacttaaaaaaatgtcaaaatgatattttaattgttaaagtgaaattttcactgtcccacctgaaattaaaaaatgtcaaaatgatatgataaaatatcaaaattgatattttaattgttggacgacttttgtcactgaaaaatgttaatttgatagctattattatcaaatttttttttcggtgtatacaTGTATAGCTCCTCGTATTTTTCTTATCTTAATAAAACTCAGATTTAACTGACGATATGACAAGCAACCGCAATTGCCATCATACTCGGTGTAAATGGACCCCAACACGTGCTGTGTACCTCGGGGGAAAGACCCAAACACGTGTGGTGTATCTAGATTGAAAGAGGTATGAATTACTTAAATTGATTCAAAATGGGTATGTTATTTTTGGCTTGTTAATCAAACATTCATTCCTtctttaatatatttaataattttatttaatttatttaataatggGTTTGAGGTCAAATCCGGAAAACCCGAATGAAtattcaaaattccgaaaatGTAAAATCCATTTGGATTTTTGGGATTCTGGGTATTCTGGATTCAGAAATTTTAGATGACATTTTTCGACAGATGAAATTTGTGGAGAatactagaatttttttttttaacttacacggagaaaaaagtgtcaccttaaaataagatgatgcgcatATTAAATTGCATCACCTTAAGataaggtgatatccgcttaaaataaggtgattccacttaaactcagttaaatttaatgtgaacttcatcttattttaaccctagtttacgccacgcaaaataatgcaataaccaaacttggggttcgcgcgaaccccaagtttggtttgtgactttttttcagaaaaaaattccagaaaattatataaaaccgcttttatggaagaaagacaaaaaacgtaaacaaaaatgaatttcgttcactgagttttcatcccagaggtgcgttctttttctaacaatagtcaacgatcgttgttatgtcaaaaattattgttcaagtgtcattgttagaaatcgttggattttttacaaatcatttaggaacgatttattgttagagattgttagactgtcaaaccaccagctaaatttcttttgagaatacttttatttccattatcataacgaaaaaaaattgttttttattcaaaataaattatctttcatcaaaaaattaccaaactctctttttattttaattttttccgcatatttcaaaagacaaaaattgtttgtgtttgttttgaaaacaaaacattcactttgacacatcaacaatctcataagtgttcaactcatatcatggaggtgagttggaaatagttacgatttgtaactatttgacacttcaaaacgagtttaggaacgatgttcatctgtcaaatagttacaaaacgtaactattttgtagtttaggaacgacaaaagttaacgatagttaacaatagttaactattgttagaaaaagaacgcacctcaggtcgaaaaaacgatttagaaaaaagttataaccatttAAACATGCGTTTGTAAACTAATGTTAATTtgaatgttcatcttaaaaaaaaacgaccaaaaataattatttttacttgcagtttatcatactcatttccaacactgagatagcacagtggtaaGTCACTGGCCGTTgtaacccaacagttgtaggttcgatccccggtggctgccagttttttttttttttaatttgcgcatttaaccttaatttaaggtgaaagtcatcttagcaaaaaaccatgcagaaatccgctttaattaaggtgcgatccgcttaattctatgtggtctTTTATCTTC includes the following:
- the LOC129917178 gene encoding fatty-acid amide hydrolase 2-A-like, whose amino-acid sequence is MQYFLRLMAFLLYWIGSRLQFIIKLCSGIKKEQIPEFNSEILGLSALKLVQKLKACEISSEEIVREYIKRIKAVNPILNAVVDDRFSEAVEEAKKADQVIVLTANRDELFEKYPLFGVPFSVKESCGVEGLSHVVGSHYRRGMKSTEDGAAIQLLREAGAIPLLVSANPELCVSWETLTFTNGRCSNPYNTQYTPGGSSGGEGSLNGAGATVFGIGSDFCGSIRIPAMFNGVYGHKPSGGLVSPKGHFPNTNQVGMEKVLQMGPMTRFVEDLPLLLDIIVGENSSKLIDSTDIDKMKIFYVDLSMRTTVLPVTSSIKKSIENACNHFSSRGNEVQKLEIKEMHNLLEIVAGKLMLFVPPSIHTNLANPEEKTTTMAEIGKHFKGKPMHTLSALYFQSLYDFRFALPIFRSDYYINIMDALETKLKETLGNDGVLFFPTFHRPAFLHNTSIIHSPGTVLTGIFNVLGLPSLHVPMGLDKNGLPVGFQIVAAPLADKNCFKVAVELEKVFGGWIPPSSS